CTGGAAGCGTTCAAGGATTCCGTACGCCTCGGGATCATCCTCTCGAAGATCCATACGGGCAAGGGTGACGATGTCGTCAAACTCTCCGTACTCCTTCCGTGGGTCGTCGAGGAACTTCAGATCGAAGCGTCCGAACTTCCAGTGCGGGCTCCATCCCGTCACTGCAACCCATTTCTCATTGTTGATGGAGGATCTGAGTTCGGCAGCCATGCCGGCACTGCTGCTTGCGACAAGTTTGTAATCGAGATCATAGCCTTCGATGGCATTCTCGGTCATCGTCATGACACCTGCCCCCGGCTCGACACCGATGATCCGGTGATCAAATTTGTCGGCGACAGTGTTCATCTCCTCGATGGAGTCGATGGTGACATAGGCGGGGACGACGATCCCATGCCGCCCTGATCCCTCGATATTTGCATTGACATAATCGATTCTGTCACCATACTCTTCCCAGAAGTGCTGATGAATATGCGGGAGCCATGCATTCGTGGTGAAGTCGACATCACCGCTTGCAAGTGCTGCATAGAGCGGTCCTGCATCGACGGCGATGATCTCAACATCATATCCGGCCTGCGTAAAGACCTCCTCAATGATATGGGTGCTGGCGATAGCACAGTCCCATGTGACATATCCTATTGAGATCTCTTTTCTTGGTTCTGCTTCGTCACCCATGCATCCAGCGATGAGGATGCCTGAGAGGATGAGAAGGCCCATACATACCGGGATACCAAACCTCTTCAAAATCATAATGAAACTCCGTTCACCCCGGTTATCCGGTGATGAACAAAAGGCCATATCAGACCGATACCAGTTTAGATACCCCTTATTCAAAGTATTTATT
This DNA window, taken from Methanocalculus alkaliphilus, encodes the following:
- a CDS encoding glycine betaine ABC transporter substrate-binding protein; translated protein: MILKRFGIPVCMGLLILSGILIAGCMGDEAEPRKEISIGYVTWDCAIASTHIIEEVFTQAGYDVEIIAVDAGPLYAALASGDVDFTTNAWLPHIHQHFWEEYGDRIDYVNANIEGSGRHGIVVPAYVTIDSIEEMNTVADKFDHRIIGVEPGAGVMTMTENAIEGYDLDYKLVASSSAGMAAELRSSINNEKWVAVTGWSPHWKFGRFDLKFLDDPRKEYGEFDDIVTLARMDLREDDPEAYGILERFQWTADDIASVMTDIESGTPAEEAAQAWINANQATVHGWIGDN